In the Pirellulaceae bacterium genome, one interval contains:
- a CDS encoding LemA family protein, with protein MSSSIQLLAAISPALVTLIVIGAGLLVLIIYVISLQNNLVSGRQSCRESWSDIDTELERRHDLIPNLVNCVKGYATHEKTLLKDVTALRTTAVNDRSKSPPDRAKVEDQLGKAVHGLLATFEAYPDLKASQNFLELQKELGETETRIARSRRFYNANVRDFFNRVQMFPSNLVAGMFGFKDTEFEFFEAEAAAKSVVNVDMST; from the coding sequence ATGAGTTCCTCGATACAGCTCTTGGCAGCGATATCACCCGCTCTCGTCACGCTGATTGTTATTGGTGCCGGTTTACTGGTATTAATCATTTATGTCATCAGCTTGCAAAACAATTTGGTGTCCGGGCGTCAGTCATGTCGAGAATCCTGGTCCGACATTGACACCGAACTCGAGCGCCGACACGACTTGATCCCCAACCTGGTCAATTGTGTAAAGGGGTACGCCACCCACGAGAAGACACTTTTGAAAGACGTCACCGCCCTGCGCACGACGGCGGTCAATGATCGCTCCAAAAGCCCACCAGACCGAGCCAAAGTAGAAGACCAACTTGGGAAGGCCGTTCATGGCCTATTAGCGACCTTCGAAGCCTATCCCGACTTGAAGGCCAGCCAGAATTTTCTCGAGCTGCAAAAAGAGTTGGGCGAAACCGAAACTCGAATCGCGCGATCACGTCGATTCTACAATGCCAACGTCCGGGATTTCTTCAACCGAGTTCAAATGTTTCCCAGCAACCTGGTCGCCGGCATGTTCGGATTCAAAGACACTGAATTCGAATTTTTTGAGGCAGAAGCGGCTGCCAAATCGGTGGTTAACGTTGACATGAGCACATAG
- a CDS encoding GTP-binding protein gives MVLKRTKQKKPENSKGRLIESTGISEPAPVADTSTFAIGDGTPLSEIAELDTMVTVVDAANFLEDLRIPKNLKSIDQAATEDDPRTVADLLTA, from the coding sequence ATGGTATTAAAAAGAACCAAACAAAAAAAGCCCGAAAATTCCAAAGGTAGGCTAATTGAATCAACAGGCATTTCCGAGCCAGCCCCTGTCGCGGATACATCGACCTTCGCAATCGGCGATGGAACTCCGCTCTCGGAAATCGCCGAATTAGATACGATGGTCACCGTGGTCGATGCGGCCAACTTCCTGGAAGATCTCAGAATCCCCAAGAATCTGAAGAGCATCGACCAGGCAGCAACGGAAGACGACCCGCGAACCGTCGCCGATCTGCTTACCGCATAG
- a CDS encoding DUF3137 domain-containing protein yields the protein MSALDDILKAIPVQGLLQLVYFWLKNRKRAKRYRKWAKANGLQFALTGQSFQAPPNPATVDQSELHGEKPLSSQQRMFAKRFGRSKIQSQYGQFISNRFRGDWQSDKNICWGSWKGYTVVSWDTVFYDYVVATGQDFDWSEGEFSSILILTDMPLHRTLITPKKLWKRLASFGIEEGSSLTLKNVKFELDSFNKQYQVKSNDPKWAFAIIDQAMMEQLMEHGLQHGIEINSGGIMVSTWFTMEPEEVQKQLDACVDLLGNIPEDLKHNTTD from the coding sequence ATGTCAGCACTCGATGACATTCTCAAAGCGATCCCCGTTCAAGGCCTTTTGCAGCTTGTCTATTTCTGGTTAAAGAACCGAAAACGGGCCAAACGCTATCGCAAATGGGCCAAGGCCAATGGCTTGCAGTTCGCGTTGACCGGACAGTCTTTTCAGGCGCCGCCGAACCCTGCCACGGTAGATCAGAGTGAGCTGCACGGTGAAAAGCCACTGTCTTCCCAGCAAAGAATGTTCGCAAAAAGGTTTGGTCGCTCGAAAATCCAATCCCAATATGGACAGTTCATATCGAATCGTTTTCGTGGAGATTGGCAATCTGACAAGAATATCTGTTGGGGCTCTTGGAAGGGCTATACCGTCGTTAGTTGGGACACGGTGTTCTATGACTATGTGGTCGCGACGGGACAGGACTTTGATTGGAGCGAGGGCGAGTTTAGCTCGATCCTGATTCTCACCGATATGCCACTACACCGCACCCTGATCACCCCAAAAAAGCTTTGGAAAAGATTGGCGTCGTTCGGTATTGAAGAGGGTAGCAGCCTCACGCTAAAGAATGTCAAATTTGAATTAGATTCATTTAACAAACAGTATCAGGTAAAATCCAACGATCCCAAATGGGCATTCGCCATCATTGATCAGGCCATGATGGAACAGCTAATGGAGCACGGCTTGCAACACGGGATCGAAATCAATTCGGGCGGCATCATGGTATCCACGTGGTTCACGATGGAACCGGAGGAAGTGCAAAAGCAGTTGGATGCCTGCGTTGACTTGTTGGGGAATATCCCCGAAGACTTGAAGCACAATACAACCGACTGA